The DNA window ACCACAAGGCTGAACGCGCCTTCGAGTTGCGGCAGCACGTGCATCAGGGACCGCTCGAGGTCGCGACCGTCGGCGGACTCTTCGGCGGGATAGGCACGGGCGATGAGCTCGCCCATGAGGTCGCTGTCGGACGACACGGTGCCGGCGAGCATGCCGGCCGACTCCATCAACGACACCGTGTTGCTCAGGTTGCCGTTGTGGCCGAGGGCGAAACCGGCGTCGCCGACCGTGCGGTAGATCGGCTGGGCGTTGTGCCACTCCGACGAGCCCGTCGTCGAGTACCGCGTATGGCCCATGCCGAGGTGACCGGTGAGCGCCGCGAGGATGTTCTTGTTGAACACGTTGGACACGAGGCCCATGTCCTTGGTGACTTCCATGAAGCGCCCGTCGGACACCGCCATGCCGGCGGATTCCTGGCCGCGGTGCTGGAGAGCGAACAGCCCGTCGTAGATGGCGTAGGAGACGGCGCGGCCAGGCGCGTAAATACCGAAGACGCCGCACGCCTCGCGCAGCTCAGGCGCGAGTTCCGATTCACTCACCTGATCGTGCGGATGGTGTTGCCGAGAAGGTTGGTGACCGCGGGCACGAGGCCAGTTTGGCCGCTGGCCGCGGGTGCCCTGGGCGTTGTGACGGCAGGCGGGGTTGCGGGCAGCGCGGGAGCGATCGGCGCGCTCGTGTGGGCCGCACCCACGAGCGGCTTCGCCTGCTCTTCGAGCGTCGCGACGAGCGCCGGTGCCGAACGCGCGAGGGGCACCGAGACCGGCGCCGTGATGGTTGGCACCGTCGGCGGCGTGACCTGCGCCGTCGGGCCGGCGGCGCCGAAGGGCGCCAGCGCGATAGCGCCCGCCGCGAGCGGCGCGGCGGCCTGCGAGACAACCGAAGGCACGCCCGGCACCATGCCCATCGCGGAGGCGACGTGGTACGACGCCGTGGCCACGGCGTTGGACACCGCCTGCGCGACCCGGGTGATCGTGGCGAACTGCGTGACGCCGGCGCTCACGGCGGTGACCGCCGTGGTGCTGGCGACGCTGGCGGCGCCGGACTCGGTCGACATCGCCTGGACCGACGCGGCGAGGCGGCGGCGCGCCCGCAGCAGCAGCGAGTCCACGGCACCGAGCGACAGACCAAGGGCGGCGGCGATTTCCGGCGGGCGCCGGCCGTCGACGTCGCGGGCGACGACGACGTCGCGCTGGCGGTCGGGCAGCGACGCCAGGGCCCGCTGGATCAGGGCGGCCTGCTCGGCGCGCAGCACGGCGTTCTCAGGAGCGTTCTCGACGGCCTCCACGCTGTCGTTGCCCACCTCGTCGGACGGGGTGGTGCGGGCCGCGGCGCGCATGTGGTCGACGCACAGGTTGTTGGCGATCACCTGCACCCAGGCGCCGAAGCGACGGTCGCCGGTGCAGCGATCGAGGCGCTCGTAGGCGCGCACGAACGCGGCTTGGGCGACCTCGTCGGCCTCGCGGATGTCCCGCAGGCGGCGGGCGCAGGAGCGGCGGACCGTCTGGTAGTGGCGGCGGAACAGCTCAGAGAAGGCGTCGGCGTCGCCTTCTTGCGCGGCGAAAACCAACATGGCGTCGGTTTCGACGTCGTGCGGTGATGCAACCACCAGCTGCTCCCAGTTAATGGACCCGCGCCCGGACCCGCTTCTCGACGTCCTCAGGGTACCAGCCAGAACTCGCAACTACGTTTCGCTCGGTGGAGGTGGTGTTCGCGGGTCGGGGCGATTCGGTCACAGCGCCCAAAGTGGCCGGTGACCTGTTCTTGCGCGGCGTGCAGGCGCTGTTCCGCAACTTCAACGCCGGACGCGGCCACCCGCGCCCGGCGGGGCTTGCGGGCGTGTGCGACGAGGCCACGTTCATCGGCGCGGTGCGAGGCCTGACCGACGCCATCTACGCGGCGACGGGGTCCCCCGCGGTCGAAGACGTATCGCCCGGGAACGCCGAGGTGCGCGACCTCATCGAAGCCGTGTATGCCGACGACGTCGCGGCGCCGGCGCCGGCGACGTTGCGGGCGCCGGTGTTCGTCGTCGGCGTCCCGCGCAGTGGCACCACCTGGGTCGCCAACATGCTGCGGGCGCACCCCGCGCTCGACGGACCCGATGTCGAAACCGCCCTCTTCGTCTCGCTGCAGCCGCTGTGGAACAACGCGGCGTTACGAGACTGGGTCAGCGACGACGCGCTGGCGACGGCGATGCGCGGCTTCGTGAGCACCGTGCTGGCGCCGTGGGGCCCCCGCGTCGTCGAGAAGACGCCCCTGCACGCCGAGCACCTGCCCCTCATCGCCACGGTGTTCCCCGACGCCTCGGTCGTGTCGGTGCACCGCGACGGCCGCGACGTGGTGCGATCGCTGTTGGAGATGGAGGCGGGCACCGACGACGTCGTCGTCGCGGCCACCCGCTGGTCCGAGATCACGCGTGAGGTGTCGGCGAGGCTGCCGTCGCTCGCCCACGCCTGCGACCTGCGCTACGAGTCGCTCCTCGCCGACCCGGTCGCCGGCGTCGTCGACCTGTTCGCCTGGCTCGGGCTGGCGGTCGACGACGACGTGCGCGCCGAGGTGGCGCGTCGCGCCGGCGAACGCGTCAGCCAGTACAACACCACCGGCGATGTCGGCGCCGGCAAGTGGCGCAGCTTGTCGCGCAAGCAACTGCGGGCCGTGTACCGCCACGCCGGCGACCGGCTCGACGAACTCGGATACGCCGATCGGTGAGGGTGACAGTCAACATCGCGGTCAAGAACCGGCGCGCCATGCTCGCCGCGTGTCTCGACGGCTTGGCGCGCCAGACGTTTCGCGACTTCGACGTCGTCGTGGTCGACAACGGATCGACCGACGGCACACCTGACGAAGCGCGCGCGCCGCGCAACTTCGACGTCAAGGTGCTCACCGAACTCGGCTCCCTCGGCGCGGTGCGCAACGCCGGCGTGCACGCGAGCGACGGTGAGATCGTCGCCTTCGTCGACTCCGACTGCGTGCCGACGCCGACGTGGTTGGCTGCTGGTATCGCCGCCTTCGACGATGCGTCGGTGACCACCGTGCAGGGCATGACCCTGCCCGATCCCGCGGCGCCCCGCGGCCGCTGGGACGCGACGCAGGAGATCACGTCGTTTTCCGGTCGCTACGAGGCGTGCAACCTCTTCTACCGCCGCGACGCCCTGGTCGCCGCCGGCGGGTTCGACGAGGCCATCGGATTCTTCGGCGAGGACTCGATGGCGGGCTGGGCCGTCCGCCGCCTCGGCGGCCAGGAGGGCTTCGCCGCCGACGCCGTCGTCCACCACGCCGTGACCTACCCCGGGTTGCGATGGCACCTGCGGCGCTGCCTGCGATACGGCAACTGGAACAAGCTCGTCCGTCGCTACCCGGAGATGCGCCAGCTGTTCTGGCGGCGCTACGTCATGCGCCAATCGCACCTGCAGACGCTGCTGGTGTTCCCGATGCTGTGGCGCCACCGTCCGTATACGTGGCGCCGCCGCGACGCCATCGTCGACGCCGCCGGCGGTGTCCTCTTCGATCTGGCGATCGAGGTCGCCCTACTGTGGGGCTCGATCCGTGAGCACACCCTTGTCCTCTGAGTCGCGCTTGTGGCGCGTGCTCGTCATCGGCAACTCGATGACGACGATCGTGCCCGGCCGCACGTCGCGCCTCGAAGGCCCGTATGCCGAAGTGCTCGAACTGCTGCTGCGCGACGCCGGCATCAACGCCGAGGTGCGCAACGCCGGCAAGGAATACGAGCTGATCGACGACGGGATCCACCGGTACCAGGAAGACGAGCGGGCCTGGAGTCCCGACGTGCTCGTCGTCAACTACGGCATGGCCGAGGCGCAGGCGCCGGCGATCCCGAAGGGCGTGCACAACCACTTCATGACGTGGGAGAAGGGCCTGTCGCGGCCGGCCGCCGCCTACCGGCGCCGGATCGCGCCCCAGGTCTGGCCGCGGCTGCGGCGCTACCAGCGCTGGGCGATGCGTCGGCTGGGCACGCGCACGTGGCGCATGTCGCCGCGCCGTTTCGCCGCCGAGTTGCAGCGGGTGATCCTGCTGGCGCGCAGCGATCATCGCCTCGTGCTCGTCATCGACATCAACCCGCCGGGGCCGCGGCTGCTCTACAACCTGCCGGGCATCGACAAGCGGGTGGCGATTCTCAACGGCGTGCTCCACGACGTGGTGGGAAAGGCGGCCGCGGAAGACAGCGACGTGAAGCTGATCGAAGCCTCAGTGCTGGCCGACGAGATGGGCATCGACCAAGCCATCCCCGACGGCTACCACTGGTCGCCGCCGGCCCAGCGCCGCGTGGCGCAGATGCTGGCCGACGAAATCGCGCCCTGGATCAAGAGCTTCTGAAGTCGAACTGCCCGTGCAGATCGGCAACGCCCTTGGCGTTGGGACGGCCGTCGACGTAGAAGTGCACCGGCCGGGCTGAGGCGACCATCTCGAAGGTGTCGTGCTCCGAGACGCCGAGGCCGGCCTTGTACGACCCCGAGACGAGCTCGGTCGGGATGCGCACGCGGAACTCGACGCGGTCGCCGGCCGCGAACGCGCGCCCGGCCTGGACGCCTTCGCCGTAGACCATCACGCCGCGATCGGTGCTGATGCTGAAGCCGAATACCGGATCGTCCATCGGCGCGGTGAACGCGACGACCGCTTCGAATCCGTCGTCGGTGCGCTTCCACGACTCCACCTGGGCGAGACCGCGCACCTCTTCGTCCGACCCGATGCTGACATCGGCGTCAGGCTCGCGCTCCTCGCCGAGCAACTGGTGGTACAGCGAGATGGCGTCCGCGGTGGCGCCGTAGAACCGCTGGGCACCGTTGTGCAGCACCATCGTGTGGTCGCACATGCGCCGCACGGCGTTGAGGTTGTGACTGACGACCACGACCGTGGCGCCCGAGTCACGAATCTCGGCCATCTTGTCGAAGCACTTCATCTGGAACCCGAGGTCGCCCACGGCGAGCACCTCATCGATGAGCAGCACTTGCGGGTTGACGTTGATGGCCACCGCGAAGCCGAGGCGCACGAACATGCCCGACGAATAGAATTTCACCGGCGTGTCGACGAAGCCGGTGACGTCGGCGAAGTCGATGATGTCGTCGAGCCGGGCGTCGACCTCGGCGCGGCTGAGCCCGAGGATGGCGGCGTTCACGTAGACGTTCTCGCGGCCGGTCAACTCAGGGTGAAAGCCGACGCCGACGGAGATGAGCGGCGCCACCTTCCCCCGCACGCTCACGCGACCCTCGCTCGGTGCGGTGACACCGGCGAGCATCTGGAGCAGGGTGGACTTGCCCGAACCGTTGCGACCGATGACGCCGACGCACTCTCCGGCGCCGACCTCGAGGTCGACGTGGCGGACGGCCCACAGCTGCGAGCGCGTCGTGCGGGCCCGGAACCGCAGCGCGGACACGAGCATCGGCGCGTCCTCGAACTTCGTGTAGCGCTTGCCGACGTCGGCCAGAGAGATGAGCGGCGTCGGCATCAGAGGCGGTCGGCGAAGAGTCGGTCGAAGCGACGGTGCAACGCGAGCGCAACGAGCACGAGGGCGACGATCCATGCGCCGGCGACGAGCAGCGACAGTGTCCAGTTCGGCGACGCGCCCACGGTGGCGAAGCGGAACAGCTCGACGACGCCGGTCATCGGGTTGACCCGCACGAAGGGCCGCAGCGAGCGCGGCAGCTGGTCGATCGAAAAGATGATCGGCGTCACGTAGAGCCACACGGTGAGCGCCGCGGTCACGAGGAAGCGCACGTCGCGGAAGTAGACGTGGAGCGCCGCGAGCACGAGCGAGAACGCCGACGCCAGCACCGCTACCAGCACGACGCCCGGGATCAGCAGCAGCAGTTTCGGTCCAAGGTGCACGCCGAAGCCGAGGCACATGACCACGAGAATGACGACGCTCACGGCCACGCCGTACATGGCGCTCACCGCGCTCACGAGCGGCAGCACCGCGCGGGGGAAGTAGATGCGGTTCGACAGCGACGAGTTGTCGACGATGGCCGTAGCCCCGCCGCCGAGCGTGGAGGAGAAGTACGACCACGGCACCATGCCGGCGAACACGTAGGCGGCGTAGTCGGGCGCGTGGGACCGCAGCAGGTGGCCGAACACCAGCGTGAGGATCATCGCCTGAAGCAGCGGCAGGCCGACGGCCCACAGCAAACCGAACGACGTGCGGCGGTAACGGACGAAGAAGTCCTTGCGGGCCAGCACCGCGACGAGACCTCGAGAGCGCCAGACGTCGCGCACGATCCCGCGCACCGGCGGCGGCGTCGGCGTGAGGTCGAACCCCTCCAGAGTGCTGGCCACGGCGAGAACGATGGCAGACTGCGCCGTCGTGCGCGAACTACGAGTGTTGTTGACGCACACCTATTGCTGGCCCGAAGTGCGTCGCGGCGCGGAGCGCTACATCCACGAGCTCGGCGCGGCGCTGGTCGACGCCGGCCACGACGTCCGCATCGTCGCCACCGCGCCGCAGCCGTCGAAGGGCACGGTGCTCGACGTGCCGGTCCAGCGTTTGCAGCGGCGCACCGGACCGACCCGCTACGGCGAGTTCGCCCCCGAAGTCGCCTTCGGGCGCGAAGTGCTGGTGCGGCACCTCTTCGACGGCATCGACGTGTGGCACGCCTTCGGGACGGGAGACGCGGCGGCCGCCGCGTTTTTGTCGTCGGTGCGTCTGTTCCCGAAGGTGCGCTCGGTCTACACCGACCTCGGCGGCCCCGTCCGCTCGTACCGCGAGCAGCGGCCCGACCACCGGCTGTTCCAGTACGCGGTGCGCAACCTCGACGCCTACGTGTGCCTGTCCGAAGCAACGCGTGCGGTGCTCGAATCCGACTACGACCGGCGCGGCCTCGTGGTCGGCGGCGGCGTCGACCTCGTGCGCTTCGCTCCGCCCTCGCAGCGCAGCGACGTGCCGACGCTGCTGTTCATGAGCGCCGTCGACGAGCCGCGCAAGAACCTGCCGTTGCTGCTCGAAGCCTTCGACCTCATCGTGGCGACCCGCCCCGAGGTGCGGTTGATGCTCGCCGGCCCCGGCGACCCGACCTCGGCGCTGGCCGATTCGACCGCTCGAGTGCGCGCCGCCACCGACGTGCACGGCGTAGGCGATGTCGAAGACGTGGCATCGCTCTACGGGGCAGCGTGGGCGACGGTGCTGCCGTCGATGCGCGAGGCGTTCGGCCTCGTGCTCGTCGAGTCGCTGGCGTCGGGGACGCCCATCGTCGCCATCGCCGACAGCGGCGGGCCGGTCGAGATCGTCCAGCCCGGCATCGGCGTGCTGGCGCGCGACCAGTCGCCCAAGGCGCTGGCCAACGCCTGCCTCGAGGCGCTCGCCCTCGCCGCCAAGGGCGACAAGACGCGGGACGCCTGCCGCCGCGAAGCCGTCGCCAAGTACAGCTGGGAAGCGGCGATCGTGCCGCGCCTCGAGCAGATCTACCGCGGCGAACTCACCGAGAGCTAGCGGCGGCGGCGCCAGCCGCCACCGGCGCAAGCCGCCCCGCCGCATCCATGCTGTGCAAGCGAAAGCAACGCCGCTGGTTCCACCAAACGAGGCCAAGCGCGCTCGCCTTTTCGCTTGCACAGCGACAGGACCCGCGGCCGCCCGCCGCGCGGCCGCCGCCGGTGCGCCCGGCGGGCTAGGAGCGCAGGGCGGTGATCGACTTCGTCGTCGGGGTGACGGGGGCGTCGAGGGTGAAGCCCCAGTCGGTGAGGCGAGCGCCGACGGCGACGGGGTCGACGCCGCGGCCTGGGTGCACGTCGAGCAGCACCAGCATCGGGTGGTCGCCGGAGAACGTGGCGGCCGCGCCGGCGAGGACGCGTTCCTCGGCGCCTTCGACGTCGATCTTGATGGCGTCGACGTGGTCGACGTCGCGGGCCGCGAGCATGGCGTCGAGGGTTTGGGTGGGCACGGTGACCTCGCCGGTGGTGGCGACGCCCTCGGTCGACAGCAGGCTGTGCCATCCGGACTTTTCGCCGAGGTGCAGGACCGCATCGCCGTCGCGTTCGGCCAGCGCGACACGCACCACCTCGACGTTGGCGTAGTGGTTACGCGCCACGCTGCGCTCGATCCAGTCGGCATTGGTCGGCTCCGGCTCGACGGCGATCACGCGCCCGCCGGCGCCGACGAGACGGGCGGCGAACAGCGCGAAGTCGCCCTTGTTGGCGCCGACGTCGACGAACACGTCGCCGGGGCGCAGGTGCTGGCGCAGCGCGGCGAACTTGGGCGCCTCGTACATGCGCAGCACCCGCGCCAGCATCATCGGCGACTCGCGCAGGTCGAGATAGATCCGCCCGCCGGCGACGGGATAGGCGTGGTAGCCGCGGGGCAGCAACGGCCGCAGCGCCGCGTGCCGGCGGAGCAACCTGCGCCGAACGTCCATCACGCGCCGGTCCCGACCGTCAGCGGCACCGCTTCGCCCGACCCCGAGAAGGGTCCGGGCCACACGCCCGGTGGCGGCGTCAGGCTCACCGGCGCGCCGGTCTTCCGGCACACGACGAGCATGTGACAACCGAGGCGGTTGAGCAGCGGTACGGCGCGGCACACCCGCTCGACGACGTCCACGGCGCGACGCCCCCACTCACCGCGGCGGTCGAAGAACTTCGCCGACTGTGATTGCGGTGGCGGGAATTCGAAGGTCGAGAAGTGGAAGTCGCCGAACCCGGCGGCGGCGAACATGGCGCGCGTCTCGCCGTAGATGTGATGCGTGTGCGGCACCCACACGTCGGGCGCGTCGGGGGGCAGCAGCGCGCGGTCCACCTTGTAGGGCCACACCCACGGTCGCAGCGAGATGAGCTCGGGTCGGTAGGCGCCGAACGCCTTTTCCAGCCAGGCGAACAGGTGCGTGAGTGGCGAGCGCAGCGGTACCTCCGACGCGTTGTTGGTCGTCATCACGAACGTGCCGCCGGGCTTGAGCACGCGGGCGATCTCCCACACTGCCAACTCAGGTTGCATCAGGTGCTCGATGACTTCGGA is part of the Acidimicrobiales bacterium genome and encodes:
- a CDS encoding glycosyltransferase family A protein, which codes for MTVNIAVKNRRAMLAACLDGLARQTFRDFDVVVVDNGSTDGTPDEARAPRNFDVKVLTELGSLGAVRNAGVHASDGEIVAFVDSDCVPTPTWLAAGIAAFDDASVTTVQGMTLPDPAAPRGRWDATQEITSFSGRYEACNLFYRRDALVAAGGFDEAIGFFGEDSMAGWAVRRLGGQEGFAADAVVHHAVTYPGLRWHLRRCLRYGNWNKLVRRYPEMRQLFWRRYVMRQSHLQTLLVFPMLWRHRPYTWRRRDAIVDAAGGVLFDLAIEVALLWGSIREHTLVL
- a CDS encoding RNA polymerase sigma factor: MVASPHDVETDAMLVFAAQEGDADAFSELFRRHYQTVRRSCARRLRDIREADEVAQAAFVRAYERLDRCTGDRRFGAWVQVIANNLCVDHMRAAARTTPSDEVGNDSVEAVENAPENAVLRAEQAALIQRALASLPDRQRDVVVARDVDGRRPPEIAAALGLSLGAVDSLLLRARRRLAASVQAMSTESGAASVASTTAVTAVSAGVTQFATITRVAQAVSNAVATASYHVASAMGMVPGVPSVVSQAAAPLAAGAIALAPFGAAGPTAQVTPPTVPTITAPVSVPLARSAPALVATLEEQAKPLVGAAHTSAPIAPALPATPPAVTTPRAPAASGQTGLVPAVTNLLGNTIRTIR
- a CDS encoding class I SAM-dependent methyltransferase, which encodes MRRIRLLKVAVPLALLALVVWPFYPWWVHLVSLAALLGVWTYSYVRYRRAARAETARERELLRTANWETFSRVYNEKVVTIEEEFDIWGEYHQHRHEMRYDLTSTAASRACPDGGVVLDLGCGSALVADRLADRTLTYVGVDYGGHHIAYAKAKHADDPKTLTTVWARSSAEELPFADATFDVVVFSEVIEHLMQPELAVWEIARVLKPGGTFVMTTNNASEVPLRSPLTHLFAWLEKAFGAYRPELISLRPWVWPYKVDRALLPPDAPDVWVPHTHHIYGETRAMFAAAGFGDFHFSTFEFPPPQSQSAKFFDRRGEWGRRAVDVVERVCRAVPLLNRLGCHMLVVCRKTGAPVSLTPPPGVWPGPFSGSGEAVPLTVGTGA
- a CDS encoding ABC transporter ATP-binding protein, giving the protein MPTPLISLADVGKRYTKFEDAPMLVSALRFRARTTRSQLWAVRHVDLEVGAGECVGVIGRNGSGKSTLLQMLAGVTAPSEGRVSVRGKVAPLISVGVGFHPELTGRENVYVNAAILGLSRAEVDARLDDIIDFADVTGFVDTPVKFYSSGMFVRLGFAVAINVNPQVLLIDEVLAVGDLGFQMKCFDKMAEIRDSGATVVVVSHNLNAVRRMCDHTMVLHNGAQRFYGATADAISLYHQLLGEEREPDADVSIGSDEEVRGLAQVESWKRTDDGFEAVVAFTAPMDDPVFGFSISTDRGVMVYGEGVQAGRAFAAGDRVEFRVRIPTELVSGSYKAGLGVSEHDTFEMVASARPVHFYVDGRPNAKGVADLHGQFDFRSS
- a CDS encoding ABC transporter permease, giving the protein MASTLEGFDLTPTPPPVRGIVRDVWRSRGLVAVLARKDFFVRYRRTSFGLLWAVGLPLLQAMILTLVFGHLLRSHAPDYAAYVFAGMVPWSYFSSTLGGGATAIVDNSSLSNRIYFPRAVLPLVSAVSAMYGVAVSVVILVVMCLGFGVHLGPKLLLLIPGVVLVAVLASAFSLVLAALHVYFRDVRFLVTAALTVWLYVTPIIFSIDQLPRSLRPFVRVNPMTGVVELFRFATVGASPNWTLSLLVAGAWIVALVLVALALHRRFDRLFADRL
- a CDS encoding FkbM family methyltransferase — protein: MLRRHAALRPLLPRGYHAYPVAGGRIYLDLRESPMMLARVLRMYEAPKFAALRQHLRPGDVFVDVGANKGDFALFAARLVGAGGRVIAVEPEPTNADWIERSVARNHYANVEVVRVALAERDGDAVLHLGEKSGWHSLLSTEGVATTGEVTVPTQTLDAMLAARDVDHVDAIKIDVEGAEERVLAGAAATFSGDHPMLVLLDVHPGRGVDPVAVGARLTDWGFTLDAPVTPTTKSITALRS
- a CDS encoding glycosyltransferase family 4 protein — translated: MADCAVVRELRVLLTHTYCWPEVRRGAERYIHELGAALVDAGHDVRIVATAPQPSKGTVLDVPVQRLQRRTGPTRYGEFAPEVAFGREVLVRHLFDGIDVWHAFGTGDAAAAAFLSSVRLFPKVRSVYTDLGGPVRSYREQRPDHRLFQYAVRNLDAYVCLSEATRAVLESDYDRRGLVVGGGVDLVRFAPPSQRSDVPTLLFMSAVDEPRKNLPLLLEAFDLIVATRPEVRLMLAGPGDPTSALADSTARVRAATDVHGVGDVEDVASLYGAAWATVLPSMREAFGLVLVESLASGTPIVAIADSGGPVEIVQPGIGVLARDQSPKALANACLEALALAAKGDKTRDACRREAVAKYSWEAAIVPRLEQIYRGELTES
- a CDS encoding sulfotransferase, which codes for MEVVFAGRGDSVTAPKVAGDLFLRGVQALFRNFNAGRGHPRPAGLAGVCDEATFIGAVRGLTDAIYAATGSPAVEDVSPGNAEVRDLIEAVYADDVAAPAPATLRAPVFVVGVPRSGTTWVANMLRAHPALDGPDVETALFVSLQPLWNNAALRDWVSDDALATAMRGFVSTVLAPWGPRVVEKTPLHAEHLPLIATVFPDASVVSVHRDGRDVVRSLLEMEAGTDDVVVAATRWSEITREVSARLPSLAHACDLRYESLLADPVAGVVDLFAWLGLAVDDDVRAEVARRAGERVSQYNTTGDVGAGKWRSLSRKQLRAVYRHAGDRLDELGYADR